The following are from one region of the Terriglobia bacterium genome:
- a CDS encoding DUF11 domain-containing protein — MKSACISLASTLALCSTSSGPTSRTPAGYSASTGKGSGAMILVSRMKHMKQMTFAVCMMAFMCTGLAQAQSPPTIVKSFSAATVSLNGSVTLTFTLTNPNPATDLTGVSFSDDMPAGLLIANPDSLGGTCDTSLVTLLPTNISLTAAVLTANSSCTLSIDVLATAAGDQMNTTGAVTSAEGGTGGTATATVSVLVPDLTITKTHTGNFVRPQTGATYTITISNSGGADTSALITVNDNLPAGLTATDLSGLNWNCTLSPLQCTRGDVLFAGTSFEPITLTVNVAANAASSVTNTATVSGGAEANTANDSASDVTQIDAALLMSAQTANLTVAAGNTTSTTLNVNYNGSLGAVTFACSGLPAASTCSFNPASVTAAGTTPVTLTIATTARSNAVPQPNGVPPQFTLLLGMMGLAALALALARTKSSKIRLATASAGLALLLLAGCGVSNNTPAPTPTPGPKGLGTPAGTSAIVVTASSASGGATATSTVNLTVQ, encoded by the coding sequence ATGAAATCTGCCTGCATCTCGCTTGCTTCCACGCTTGCTCTCTGTTCAACTTCCTCAGGCCCAACCAGCCGCACGCCGGCCGGATATTCTGCGAGCACCGGCAAAGGGAGTGGCGCAATGATTCTGGTGAGCCGCATGAAGCACATGAAACAAATGACCTTCGCAGTGTGCATGATGGCGTTCATGTGTACCGGACTTGCCCAGGCGCAGTCTCCACCCACCATCGTTAAATCATTCAGCGCCGCCACTGTTAGCTTGAATGGTAGCGTCACGCTCACGTTCACGCTTACCAATCCCAATCCGGCAACCGATCTCACTGGCGTGAGCTTTAGTGACGATATGCCCGCGGGGCTGCTCATCGCCAACCCAGACAGCCTCGGCGGCACTTGCGACACCAGCTTGGTAACGCTCCTACCCACGAACATCAGCCTGACAGCCGCCGTGCTTACTGCCAACAGCAGTTGCACGCTTTCCATCGATGTGCTGGCCACCGCCGCAGGAGACCAGATGAACACAACGGGTGCCGTAACCTCGGCTGAAGGCGGGACAGGCGGCACGGCCACGGCCACTGTAAGCGTGCTTGTGCCAGACCTGACGATCACGAAAACGCACACCGGAAATTTTGTTCGTCCGCAGACCGGCGCTACTTATACGATCACCATTTCTAATAGCGGCGGTGCCGATACGTCAGCGCTGATCACGGTGAATGACAATTTGCCGGCAGGTCTCACCGCAACCGATCTCAGCGGCCTCAACTGGAATTGCACTCTTTCTCCGCTGCAATGCACGCGCGGTGATGTGCTGTTTGCTGGAACTAGTTTTGAGCCGATCACGCTCACGGTGAACGTTGCTGCCAATGCCGCATCTTCAGTGACAAATACAGCCACGGTTTCCGGCGGAGCAGAGGCCAACACAGCAAATGACTCCGCCAGCGATGTGACGCAGATTGACGCGGCGCTGTTGATGTCGGCCCAGACGGCGAATCTTACAGTGGCGGCCGGAAACACAACGAGCACAACGCTCAACGTGAATTACAACGGAAGCCTGGGCGCGGTAACTTTTGCCTGCAGCGGTCTGCCCGCCGCAAGCACTTGCAGCTTCAACCCAGCGTCCGTGACGGCGGCAGGCACAACTCCGGTGACGCTGACTATCGCCACCACTGCGCGATCAAATGCCGTCCCGCAGCCAAACGGCGTGCCACCGCAATTCACTTTGCTGCTCGGCATGATGGGACTTGCCGCGTTGGCGCTTGCGCTTGCCCGCACAAAGAGTTCAAAGATTCGTCTGGCGACCGCCTCAGCCGGATTAGCTTTGCTGCTGCTGGCGGGGTGCGGCGTCAGCAACAACACGCCTGCACCGACTCCAACTCCCGGCCCAAAAGGATTGGGCACGCCAGCTGGAACTTCGGCAATAGTGGTTACGGCCAGCAGCGCGAGCGGCGGCGCAACGGCCACCAGCACAGTGAACTTGACGGTGCAATAG
- a CDS encoding CDP-alcohol phosphatidyltransferase family protein: MLNTRPSTQTIPNPGSSKTNFREAKRIQQSFLANAEKRTLIWLATRTPAWINSDHLTLLGLLSMAAAGAAYWWSASNRFGLVVVVLCLALNWLGDSLDGTLARFRDHSRPRYGFYVDHIVDAFSAFFLLGGLALSGYMSPAVALGLLIAYLMLSVEIYLATYALGDFKISYYKMGPTELRILLSIGNLAVLWKSTVHLFGRAHRFFDVAGTLGISGMLLIMVISAVRNTVRLYREEPIPVGKPLPNARQAALPFSASQHLHRESSL; this comes from the coding sequence ATGCTCAACACTCGGCCATCTACCCAAACCATTCCTAACCCTGGCTCAAGCAAGACCAACTTCCGGGAAGCCAAGCGGATACAGCAAAGCTTCCTGGCTAACGCGGAAAAACGCACCCTGATCTGGCTGGCGACCAGAACGCCGGCCTGGATCAACTCTGACCATCTAACGCTGCTCGGCTTGCTTTCCATGGCGGCGGCCGGCGCGGCTTACTGGTGGTCGGCCAGCAATCGCTTTGGTCTGGTCGTGGTTGTGCTTTGCCTGGCGCTCAACTGGCTGGGCGACTCGCTGGACGGAACGCTGGCCCGCTTTCGTGATCACTCGCGTCCGCGCTACGGCTTTTACGTTGACCACATTGTGGACGCCTTCAGCGCGTTCTTTCTTCTTGGCGGCTTGGCGCTTTCCGGATACATGTCGCCTGCGGTTGCGCTTGGCTTGCTCATTGCTTATCTGATGTTGTCAGTTGAAATTTATCTGGCCACGTATGCTCTGGGCGACTTCAAAATTTCGTACTACAAAATGGGACCAACGGAGTTGCGCATCCTGCTCTCCATTGGCAACCTCGCGGTGCTGTGGAAGTCCACCGTGCATCTGTTTGGGCGCGCTCACCGGTTCTTCGATGTTGCTGGAACGCTTGGCATCTCCGGCATGTTGCTGATTATGGTGATTTCCGCTGTGCGCAACACCGTACGCCTGTACCGTGAAGAACCGATTCCGGTCGGCAAGCCGCTGCCAAATGCGAGACAGGCTGCGCTGCCTTTTTCAGCGTCTCAGCATCTTCACCGTGAGTCATCTTTGTGA
- a CDS encoding nucleotide sugar dehydrogenase, with amino-acid sequence MQIGVYGCGYLGTVVAACLADFGVPVTAYGSDSVNTTLLASGILPFHEKNLSDIVRRGVRSGRLMYSTHLQSMVQRAEIIYLAEDANRDMEAISMEIANYCDHGQILVLVTPVPVGTAHRIEERLKASGKNITVVSHPLFLSEGCAVEDFNWPDRIVLGTTSNAAVTSLKALYRPLVMRGVPVIVTSHQTAELVREASTAFLATKVSFINELSSLCERINADAVDLSLALGLDKRIAPRSLQPGSLGGSFTESDMDSLANLAAGSGVSLKILSAAREVNQEFCGRIMRKINSAMGSVEGKQVGLLGLAFKPNTNSVVSSGSIRLARSLMESGAHVKAYDPIAMPDAQQELSGNVRYCDSAYSVAEGADALVLGTGWPEFRTLDFDRIRRIIRNPVVVDTKNLLDGPRMKALGFEYMGVGRGA; translated from the coding sequence ATGCAGATCGGTGTCTACGGTTGTGGGTATCTGGGAACTGTAGTGGCTGCGTGTCTTGCCGATTTTGGCGTGCCCGTGACAGCGTATGGCAGCGACTCTGTGAATACCACGTTGCTCGCCAGCGGCATTTTGCCCTTCCATGAAAAGAATTTAAGTGACATTGTCCGCCGCGGCGTCCGCTCCGGGCGGCTTATGTATTCCACGCACTTGCAGTCCATGGTGCAGCGCGCAGAAATCATCTACCTGGCTGAAGACGCCAACCGTGACATGGAAGCCATCTCCATGGAGATTGCCAATTATTGCGATCACGGTCAGATTCTGGTCCTGGTCACCCCTGTACCAGTGGGCACGGCGCACAGGATTGAAGAACGCCTCAAGGCCTCCGGAAAGAACATCACGGTAGTGTCCCATCCGCTGTTCCTCTCTGAAGGCTGCGCGGTGGAAGACTTCAACTGGCCGGACAGAATCGTTCTGGGAACCACGTCAAACGCTGCGGTGACTTCCCTGAAAGCTCTTTACCGACCGCTGGTGATGCGCGGCGTTCCGGTGATTGTTACCAGCCACCAGACAGCAGAGCTGGTGCGTGAAGCTTCAACGGCATTCCTGGCGACGAAAGTTTCCTTTATCAATGAGCTGTCCAGCTTGTGCGAACGCATCAATGCCGACGCTGTTGATCTGTCTCTTGCGCTCGGCCTCGATAAGCGGATCGCGCCGCGGTCGTTGCAACCGGGATCGCTGGGCGGAAGCTTTACTGAATCAGACATGGACTCGCTGGCCAATCTTGCCGCCGGTTCCGGCGTGTCACTCAAGATTCTGAGCGCCGCGCGTGAAGTGAATCAGGAATTTTGCGGACGCATCATGCGGAAAATCAATAGTGCCATGGGCTCGGTTGAGGGCAAGCAAGTCGGACTGCTGGGACTGGCATTCAAGCCGAATACGAACTCCGTTGTCAGCTCCGGCTCCATTCGCCTGGCGCGCAGCCTCATGGAAAGCGGCGCGCACGTGAAAGCCTATGATCCCATCGCAATGCCGGACGCGCAGCAGGAGCTCAGCGGCAACGTGCGCTATTGTGATTCAGCGTACTCCGTAGCAGAAGGCGCGGACGCGCTGGTTCTGGGCACGGGCTGGCCGGAATTCCGCACGCTCGATTTTGACCGCATTCGCCGCATCATCCGCAACCCTGTTGTGGTGGATACCAAAAACCTGCTCGACGGTCCACGCATGAAAGCCCTGGGCTTTGAGTATATGGGCGTCGGACGCGGCGCATAG
- a CDS encoding AraC family transcriptional regulator: protein MDVLSDVLRVVRLDGALFFHGEFSAPWCFRTSESAAITACLSPQSGHLIIYHFLTEGRAYAKLEDGTREELTAGDIVVFPHGDAHFIGNGPSVKPVDSFKTFGPNLTEGVKVARYGGGGELTRFVCGFLACEPRMSQVFLAGLPPILKVHVVNEPSGEWLENSIRFSVGQMSGANDGTGLVLAKLSEVLFVETLRRYITNLPPDQIGWLAGARDPFIGQALALMHKKPADPWTVEELARRVGLSRTRFASRTRFAERFNHFLGEPPMAYLARWRVKLGAELLQSTEDSVAEVAATVGYGSEAAFNRAFKRELNCPPAQFRRKRVSAPPAQAVLKKRQGV, encoded by the coding sequence ATGGATGTGCTTTCCGATGTGCTGAGGGTCGTAAGGCTCGACGGCGCGCTTTTCTTTCATGGAGAGTTTTCAGCGCCTTGGTGTTTCAGGACGTCTGAATCAGCCGCGATCACGGCATGTCTCTCGCCCCAGTCGGGGCACCTGATCATCTATCACTTCCTCACGGAAGGCCGCGCCTACGCCAAACTTGAAGACGGAACGCGGGAAGAGTTGACCGCCGGCGACATCGTGGTCTTTCCCCACGGCGACGCCCACTTTATCGGCAATGGCCCATCTGTAAAACCAGTGGATTCATTCAAGACTTTTGGCCCCAACCTCACTGAGGGAGTCAAGGTCGCGCGTTATGGCGGAGGCGGAGAGCTTACCCGCTTCGTCTGCGGCTTCCTGGCCTGCGAACCGCGCATGAGCCAGGTCTTTCTTGCGGGCCTGCCGCCAATCCTGAAAGTGCATGTGGTCAATGAACCCTCAGGCGAGTGGCTGGAAAACTCTATCCGCTTTTCCGTCGGCCAGATGAGCGGCGCAAATGACGGAACCGGCCTGGTGCTCGCCAAGCTTTCTGAAGTGTTGTTCGTTGAGACCCTGCGGCGTTACATCACCAACCTGCCGCCGGACCAGATCGGCTGGCTTGCCGGCGCGCGCGATCCCTTCATCGGTCAGGCGCTGGCCCTGATGCATAAAAAGCCCGCTGATCCATGGACCGTTGAAGAGCTGGCGCGGCGCGTAGGTTTGTCTCGTACGCGATTTGCGTCTCGTACGCGATTTGCGGAGCGGTTCAACCATTTTCTGGGTGAGCCGCCCATGGCTTACCTTGCTCGGTGGCGCGTGAAGCTCGGCGCGGAGCTGCTTCAGTCAACCGAAGACAGCGTGGCTGAAGTCGCCGCCACCGTTGGATACGGCTCAGAGGCGGCCTTCAACCGCGCGTTCAAGCGAGAGTTAAATTGTCCTCCGGCCCAGTTCCGCCGCAAGCGCGTCTCTGCGCCGCCCGCGCAGGCTGTGCTAAAGAAGCGGCAAGGAGTGTGA
- a CDS encoding DinB family protein: MLKKETPASRRAALLADRIEQGAAGLAAFAEGISEAEWHLPVSSTDHRSVGVIVNHVASMYPIEIDVAGAVAGGNAVTDVSWDAVAQINAKHAQDQASATKAATLELLRKNSREAAAAVRALTDAELDQAAPFSLSFGAPMTAQFVIEDHALRHSWHHLAKIRKALKR; the protein is encoded by the coding sequence TTGCTCAAGAAAGAGACTCCGGCAAGCCGTCGCGCTGCGCTGCTGGCTGACCGCATTGAGCAAGGCGCTGCCGGACTGGCCGCGTTTGCTGAAGGAATCTCTGAAGCTGAGTGGCATCTACCGGTCTCCAGCACGGACCATCGCTCCGTTGGCGTGATCGTGAACCATGTTGCCAGCATGTACCCGATTGAGATTGACGTGGCGGGTGCGGTGGCCGGTGGCAATGCCGTTACAGACGTTAGCTGGGATGCCGTGGCACAGATCAATGCCAAGCACGCTCAGGACCAGGCGTCCGCGACCAAGGCCGCAACGCTGGAACTGCTGCGCAAAAACAGCCGTGAAGCGGCCGCCGCGGTACGCGCCTTGACCGATGCTGAACTCGATCAGGCTGCGCCATTCTCGTTGAGCTTTGGCGCGCCCATGACGGCTCAGTTCGTGATTGAAGACCATGCGCTGCGGCATAGCTGGCACCATCTGGCAAAGATAAGGAAGGCACTGAAGCGGTAA
- a CDS encoding VOC family protein yields MFTYKGVDHIALVTKRLAAMKTFYIEKLGMTLEQESKSKAGYNIVTLRAGESLIDLFEASPTNPAPTANLSEEHICLSATGSSIYDVIATFKRKGMDPSQAEVNTGAKGKGLSIWVRDPDGHKIEIKMD; encoded by the coding sequence GTGTTCACTTATAAAGGCGTCGACCACATTGCGCTGGTAACCAAGCGGCTGGCCGCCATGAAGACCTTTTATATAGAGAAGCTGGGAATGACCCTGGAGCAAGAGAGCAAATCAAAGGCCGGTTACAACATTGTTACGCTCCGGGCCGGGGAGTCGTTGATCGATTTGTTTGAAGCTTCGCCCACAAACCCTGCGCCCACGGCCAACCTGAGCGAAGAGCATATTTGTCTATCTGCCACAGGATCAAGCATTTACGACGTGATTGCCACCTTCAAGCGCAAAGGGATGGATCCCTCGCAGGCAGAGGTTAACACGGGGGCGAAAGGCAAAGGGCTCTCCATCTGGGTACGCGACCCGGATGGACACAAGATCGAAATCAAGATGGATTGA
- a CDS encoding tetratricopeptide repeat protein, with the protein MLACWYLCAAAETHTGEERRKLLERATYIADGLEKLAPLADRGTKSQIAYARIDIASMSDDHAGMERWAAEARSPFHRKVLENLRANPSGARIRLPFRRAIQKHNACLPTSLSSALASSDVHIDPDTMAGEITFGGTREWAAAEWLEKRGLVARFFSVTPEIAAKLIQNGIAFVMTLEEDFSAHAVAAVGLDEAAGTLIIHDPQSFRSTEYLLESIGQGQIPLGPLGTVIVPPGKAALVDQLLPAENTATISLHQSYRREMFLHGVTAARSVLEQAIARYPAHPVTQLMQALQELDEAQTGKALARYQQLAVVYPNAAYVRSNLLASCRSMQNTALMRGILADIVERGVLPGVESQQVWKYPPANYAIEYADLLRDSDETLDKARAIINSVIRRQPSYGPAWHVLADLLWHQRDIEGALFAYRVASCLNESNEHYATAFCDALSEAGREEEGLQWLENRVRTYGSSPHAVDTWVTWISSLEKLGHPGRALAASAEGLAKHPESPVLLAFVVPFQARMGQWDEAEALLSRLEQSGNLALFREAAVAFHKMRGDLEQSIQHAEEWVEELPLSMHARDELVLLIAKRDGDDATAALAKKWMAERPGHDHMESLYYRQLERAGVSRAKKYSVLRRRVKRNPEDAWTWREMGFHCLRQYDLADEKYRGRIKRRMESLIVQCDRTSPGHVSTLYLHADWQQAQGEWAHALDLWMNAIAHAPKTLYGYEHAWDCVSHLDAAKRQEVWESMQTLFLGSTGRLQIARNLVLMAAKRFGVAAAEKSISHWTTIRPDDPGAIEAYADLLLEHGHGRTDFERALAMIGPAIERFPYDSALRFSQADAFRKLGKFQEAEDVLNEIARRHPDNSSAQIQLARVQDRRGQIEEALQRLDAAIRRDPQNTSLFEVKIEILMRARRLKEAVTVINAALQNFPRVVHWRERSIHLLLECGDAEAAVQAARGGIVVYPDGAYLWLLLGRTLYDHRRFAAQGEIEAILRQSLALNPGLFAAADHLALVFVEQHRYEEAADLMHKIVNRLDDPSPALGRLAWIHRQEGKKRQALIEITALMTDAPSYRWGWNVFIAWLEEDKEWGTARQFLAEIPPEVRTDVHFCQKRLLLLEKAGFTDAKLDSEWSTLLADFPEEIPLHLLRYDFLHERKRIFDAIDVLEKVRPLEPDNPYLLGRFTEVLMESGKKKEAIETLLCLFFASAEPSVWPPNYAWEAIRKANCEADAYAQARAKLATGARPTLRTVAILADYAFDRNATQKRTTQPIWREWFPDPGAREVLELLKALDANEQNAQALRSEFLQKMNDFGYRRVVARYWKKHRAQVESNTRAWAETGRALTALKRRKQARELLGQWRKRTGVHMWTITNLVTCYNTFRRKQLREMAATCHDALAGLPHDHCARFLAHVEAESYALLGDKKAFLEIWQRYKPAYFTGATKEGEWFQNARRNLLHEIPLMAGYLEKDQWVKARMLRWRWLWKQNDFKLPAIKRSQGNSNVNIRWIFWLIWLLLMLARFAANRGP; encoded by the coding sequence GTGCTGGCCTGCTGGTATCTCTGCGCTGCCGCTGAAACCCACACCGGCGAAGAGCGCAGGAAGCTATTAGAACGGGCCACATATATTGCTGATGGTCTGGAAAAGCTTGCGCCACTCGCGGACCGTGGAACCAAATCGCAGATCGCATACGCTCGCATCGATATCGCCAGCATGTCTGACGATCATGCAGGCATGGAGCGGTGGGCTGCTGAAGCCCGGTCGCCATTTCATCGCAAGGTGTTGGAAAATTTACGTGCCAACCCCTCTGGCGCGCGTATTCGATTGCCGTTCCGCCGCGCCATTCAAAAGCATAATGCGTGTCTGCCAACAAGCTTGTCTTCAGCCCTGGCCTCTTCTGATGTTCATATTGATCCGGACACCATGGCCGGAGAAATCACTTTTGGCGGCACGCGTGAGTGGGCTGCCGCAGAGTGGCTGGAAAAGCGCGGATTGGTTGCGCGATTCTTCTCCGTCACGCCGGAAATTGCAGCCAAACTGATTCAGAACGGCATAGCGTTTGTCATGACTCTTGAAGAGGACTTCAGCGCGCACGCCGTTGCTGCTGTGGGCCTTGATGAAGCTGCCGGGACCCTGATCATTCATGATCCACAAAGCTTTCGCAGTACGGAGTATCTGCTGGAGAGTATTGGCCAGGGACAGATTCCGCTCGGGCCGTTGGGCACAGTGATTGTGCCGCCAGGAAAAGCTGCGCTTGTTGATCAGCTCCTGCCTGCCGAAAACACCGCAACCATCTCGCTGCACCAGTCATATCGGCGTGAAATGTTTCTCCACGGGGTTACTGCTGCCCGTTCAGTGCTTGAGCAGGCCATTGCCCGTTATCCTGCGCATCCTGTGACCCAATTGATGCAGGCGCTGCAGGAATTGGACGAAGCGCAAACCGGCAAGGCGCTCGCTCGTTATCAGCAGTTAGCCGTTGTTTACCCCAACGCAGCGTATGTTCGCAGCAACCTGCTTGCCAGTTGCCGGTCAATGCAAAACACAGCGCTGATGCGCGGAATATTGGCTGATATTGTAGAGCGTGGTGTGCTGCCAGGGGTTGAATCGCAACAGGTGTGGAAGTATCCGCCGGCGAATTACGCCATTGAATATGCTGATCTGCTGCGTGATTCCGATGAGACACTGGACAAAGCGCGCGCAATCATCAATTCAGTCATTCGCCGGCAGCCTTCGTATGGTCCGGCGTGGCATGTGCTGGCTGATCTTTTGTGGCATCAGAGAGATATTGAGGGTGCACTGTTTGCTTATCGGGTAGCTTCCTGCCTGAACGAAAGCAATGAGCATTACGCCACCGCCTTTTGCGATGCTCTATCGGAAGCAGGCCGTGAAGAAGAGGGTTTGCAGTGGCTTGAAAACCGTGTTCGCACGTATGGTTCGTCTCCACACGCTGTTGATACCTGGGTTACATGGATCAGTTCACTCGAAAAGCTTGGTCATCCCGGTCGTGCGCTTGCAGCCTCTGCGGAAGGTCTGGCAAAGCATCCAGAGTCGCCTGTTCTTCTGGCTTTTGTGGTCCCTTTTCAGGCACGCATGGGCCAATGGGATGAAGCTGAAGCTCTTTTGTCACGGCTGGAACAGTCAGGCAATCTTGCACTTTTCAGGGAGGCGGCGGTTGCGTTTCACAAAATGCGAGGCGACCTTGAGCAGTCAATCCAGCACGCCGAAGAATGGGTGGAAGAGCTGCCGCTTTCCATGCACGCACGGGATGAACTTGTTCTTCTGATTGCCAAGCGCGACGGTGATGATGCTACAGCGGCATTGGCAAAAAAATGGATGGCCGAACGTCCTGGCCATGACCACATGGAAAGTCTCTACTATCGCCAACTGGAGCGTGCGGGGGTTTCAAGGGCGAAAAAGTATTCAGTCCTCAGGCGGCGTGTGAAACGCAATCCTGAAGATGCATGGACATGGCGTGAAATGGGCTTCCATTGCCTGCGACAGTATGATCTTGCGGATGAAAAGTACCGGGGAAGAATTAAACGCCGCATGGAAAGCCTGATTGTTCAATGCGATCGCACCTCCCCCGGCCATGTTTCGACTCTATATTTGCACGCAGACTGGCAGCAGGCCCAGGGCGAATGGGCGCACGCGCTTGATCTCTGGATGAATGCTATCGCGCATGCTCCCAAGACTCTTTATGGGTATGAGCATGCATGGGATTGTGTCTCTCATCTTGATGCAGCAAAGCGCCAGGAAGTGTGGGAGAGCATGCAAACTTTGTTTCTCGGCAGCACAGGGCGGCTCCAGATTGCGCGAAACCTTGTCCTGATGGCAGCGAAACGATTCGGCGTTGCTGCGGCAGAGAAGTCGATCTCACATTGGACCACGATTCGGCCTGACGATCCCGGAGCCATTGAAGCATACGCTGACCTGCTGCTTGAACATGGCCATGGCCGTACAGATTTTGAGCGGGCCCTGGCGATGATTGGCCCTGCCATTGAACGCTTTCCTTATGATTCTGCGCTTCGGTTCTCGCAGGCTGATGCATTCAGGAAGCTCGGTAAATTTCAGGAAGCCGAAGATGTGTTGAATGAGATTGCGCGCCGGCATCCTGATAATTCTTCAGCCCAGATTCAATTGGCCAGAGTGCAGGACCGTCGTGGGCAAATTGAAGAAGCACTGCAGAGACTGGATGCCGCGATCCGTCGTGATCCGCAAAATACCAGCCTGTTTGAAGTGAAGATTGAAATTCTTATGCGCGCACGCCGTCTCAAAGAGGCTGTTACGGTCATCAATGCGGCATTGCAGAATTTCCCGCGTGTGGTGCACTGGCGTGAACGCAGTATTCATCTTCTTCTGGAATGCGGTGATGCTGAAGCGGCCGTGCAGGCGGCGCGTGGCGGAATTGTTGTCTATCCTGACGGTGCTTATCTGTGGCTGCTTCTTGGACGGACCCTTTACGATCACCGGCGCTTTGCCGCGCAGGGTGAAATTGAGGCCATCTTGCGGCAGAGCCTAGCCCTGAACCCGGGACTTTTTGCGGCCGCCGACCATCTGGCGCTTGTTTTTGTTGAGCAGCACCGCTATGAAGAAGCGGCTGACCTGATGCACAAGATCGTCAACCGGCTCGATGACCCGAGCCCTGCGCTGGGCCGCCTGGCGTGGATCCATCGGCAGGAGGGAAAGAAAAGACAGGCATTGATTGAGATAACAGCACTGATGACAGACGCTCCCTCGTATCGCTGGGGATGGAACGTTTTTATCGCGTGGCTGGAAGAAGACAAGGAATGGGGCACCGCGCGGCAATTTCTCGCTGAAATTCCGCCTGAAGTTCGCACGGATGTGCATTTTTGCCAGAAACGCCTGCTCTTACTGGAAAAAGCCGGCTTCACCGATGCCAAGCTCGATTCTGAATGGAGCACGCTGCTCGCCGATTTTCCAGAAGAGATTCCTCTACACCTGCTTCGTTATGACTTCTTGCACGAGCGGAAGCGGATATTTGATGCAATCGACGTGCTGGAAAAGGTCCGTCCGCTTGAACCGGACAACCCCTATCTGCTGGGCCGTTTTACTGAAGTGCTGATGGAATCCGGCAAGAAAAAAGAGGCCATTGAGACCTTGCTATGTCTCTTCTTTGCCTCTGCTGAGCCTTCTGTATGGCCGCCCAACTATGCCTGGGAGGCGATCCGCAAAGCAAACTGTGAGGCAGATGCCTATGCCCAAGCTCGCGCAAAATTGGCCACGGGAGCACGGCCCACATTGCGTACGGTGGCGATTCTTGCCGATTATGCGTTTGACCGCAACGCTACGCAAAAACGAACAACTCAGCCAATCTGGCGCGAGTGGTTCCCTGACCCTGGCGCGCGTGAAGTGCTGGAATTGTTGAAAGCTCTTGATGCAAACGAACAGAATGCCCAGGCTCTGCGCAGTGAATTTTTGCAAAAGATGAATGATTTTGGCTATCGCAGAGTTGTGGCGAGATATTGGAAAAAGCATCGCGCACAAGTGGAATCAAATACCCGCGCGTGGGCGGAAACCGGACGCGCTCTCACTGCGCTCAAGCGCAGAAAACAAGCGCGTGAACTGCTGGGCCAATGGCGTAAGCGTACCGGCGTGCATATGTGGACCATTACCAATCTGGTCACGTGTTACAACACATTCCGTCGCAAACAACTCCGCGAGATGGCCGCCACCTGCCATGACGCACTTGCGGGCCTGCCGCACGACCACTGTGCGCGCTTTCTGGCCCACGTTGAAGCCGAATCATATGCGCTTCTCGGGGACAAAAAGGCATTTCTGGAGATATGGCAGCGCTACAAACCCGCCTACTTTACCGGAGCCACCAAAGAGGGTGAATGGTTCCAGAATGCACGCAGAAACCTGTTGCATGAGATTCCCCTGATGGCTGGATATTTGGAAAAAGACCAATGGGTCAAAGCCAGAATGTTGCGTTGGCGTTGGCTCTGGAAGCAAAACGATTTCAAACTCCCGGCAATAAAACGCAGTCAAGGAAATTCCAACGTCAATATACGCTGGATCTTCTGGTTGATCTGGCTCTTGCTCATGCTCGCCCGTTTTGCCGCAAATCGAGGACCTTAA